The sequence ACAGCTGTACGGCGATCTGGTGGGCGCCGACCGCGGCGGCGCCGAAGCGGGCGGCGACGGCGGTGGCGGACAGGAAGCTCGCCTGGAAGGCGACGCCCCGGATCAGCAGGTCGCGGCTGAGCACGAGCTGCTGGCGGATCAGCCGGGGCCGGGGACGCAGCGAGATCCGCTCGCGCACCAGCGCCGCCGCGAAGAGGCCGCCGGAGATGGTCTGCGCCACCGCGTTCGCCACCGCCGAGCCGACCAGGCCGAGGCCGGCCGGGTAGACCAGCAGCGGGCAGAGCAGCGCGGAGAGCAGGTTCGGGGCGAGCACGAAGAGCAGCGGGCGGCGGGTGTCCTGGATGCCGCGCAGCCAGCCGTTGCCGGCGGCGGCCAGCAGCAGGCCGGGCGCGCCGAGCGCCGCGATCCGCAGCCAGCCGGCGGCGGCGTCGGCCACCTCACCTGGGCCGCCGACGAGGGTACGCGCCAGCCACCCGCCGCCGATCTGCATGGCGAGCGCCACCAGCACGCCGACGGCCAGGGCGAGCCAGGACGCCTGGACCCCCTCGGCCACCGCCGCGGCCCGGTCCCCCGAGCCGAACCGCCGGGCCGACCGCCCCGTGGTGCCGTACGCGACGACGGTGCCGAGCCAGGCCGTCAGGGTCAGCACCGTGCCGCCGACGGCGAGCGCGGCGAGCGGGACGCGGCCCAGGTGACCGACCACCGCCGTGTCGACCAGGACGTAGAGCGGCTCGGCGGCGAGCACCACCAGGGCGGGCAGGGCGAGCGCGGCGATCCGGCGCGGCGAGGCTGCGGCGGTCGCGGGAACGGAGGCGGTGGTCTGACTCATCGCACCCGATCCTGACACGCCCCCCGTAAGGAACACAACCCGCCCCACCACTTACCCCCCTCTCCCCTCCCTCCCCCACCCACGCCGGGTTGATCATGAAGTTGTTGTCACGACCCGCCGGGGCGGCCGGCAACAACTTCATGATCGACAGCGCGGGCCGGGAGGGGCGGGCCGGTGGGGGCGGTCAGGGGGTGGGAGGGTGGCGAGCCAGCGGCGGGTGTCGGCCCGGGTGCGCAGGCGGACCACGGGAAGGTCGGGGGCGGTGGCGCGTACGGCGGCGAGGACCCGAGGGCGGGACCGGCGAGGGTAGTGCCAGACGTAGCGGAGGAACTGCAGGTCGATCTGCTCGGGGCAGCCGTCCGGCAGGTCCGGCCGAGGCACCGCGCGGTGGATCCAGCGGCGGCGCAGCACCCGGGCGAGACAGAGCAGCCGGGGCGGATCGCAGAGCACCAGCAGATCGGCGCGGGGCAGGCGAAGGTCGAGGCTGCCCCCGTAGTTGCCGTCCATCACCCAGGCGGGGCGGGCGGCGAGCCTGATGACCTCGGCCCGGAAGTCGTCGTCCGGCGCGGCGGTCCAGCCCGGCCGCCAGTAGTGCCGGTCAAGGTGGATCAGCGGGAGGTCGAGCCGGCGGGCGACCTCGCGGGCGAGAGTGCTCTTGCCGGCACCCGCGCTGCCGACGATCAGGAGGCGCCGCACCGTACGACCGTACCGGCGGGCGGGTCGTATCCGGAGGCCCGCAGGCGGCGCGGCGTGACGTCTCGGCTACGCCGTCACCGCCCGCCGGGCGGCCGCGTCACTGACGGGTGTCCATCGAGGTCTGCAGCGCGCGGCGCATCTGCTCGCGCGCCTCGTCGGTGTTGGCGGTCTCGGTCCGCGGCTTGCGCTTGGTCGCCATGGGAGTTCCCTTCCAGGGTGCGGGACACCGACACCCGGTGGCCCTACGGGCTTCGGCAGCTCCAGCTCGGCGCGTCTGACGCCGCGCCGCGACCTGAAGCCGCCGTCCGACAACTGCTGGGCGCCGGAGGCTGCGGTCCGGGATCACCGGAGCGGCTCGCCTGGCAGCGTGAGCCCGGGTCGGTCCGACCCTGGAGGGAGGTGGCGCCGGGTGTGGTGCCACCGCCCGTGGCCAGCGCCGAAGCGCCGGCCCGCACCTAAATTAACGTTCACTTTCCTGCGGTCGCCCATAGTTCCCGGGATGCGGACACCATCGGTGGAGCTCGGTCAGCGGGCGAGGAAGTGCCAGCCGAGCCACCACCAGAAGCCGAACGCGCCGATCCGCCCGACCGGCACCGGGCCCACCTCGTAGCGCATCACGAAGGCGCACACGTCGCCGAGCGACGGAATCCGGGAGCCCTCCCGCCGGGCGGCCCATTCGACCGCCGCGAAGAGCAGCAGCGCGGTCAGGAAACCA comes from Micromonospora viridifaciens and encodes:
- a CDS encoding DUF6186 family protein, with product MRALAIGGFLTALLLFAAVEWAARREGSRIPSLGDVCAFVMRYEVGPVPVGRIGAFGFWWWLGWHFLAR
- a CDS encoding MATE family efflux transporter, yielding MSQTTASVPATAAASPRRIAALALPALVVLAAEPLYVLVDTAVVGHLGRVPLAALAVGGTVLTLTAWLGTVVAYGTTGRSARRFGSGDRAAAVAEGVQASWLALAVGVLVALAMQIGGGWLARTLVGGPGEVADAAAGWLRIAALGAPGLLLAAAGNGWLRGIQDTRRPLLFVLAPNLLSALLCPLLVYPAGLGLVGSAVANAVAQTISGGLFAAALVRERISLRPRPRLIRQQLVLSRDLLIRGVAFQASFLSATAVAARFGAAAVGAHQIAVQLWFFTALALDALAIAAQALIGAALGAGDAAGARALARRIALLGGVCGVAFAVLIAAGAGLVPSWFSSDPQVREQAMVAWPWFVALLPIGGVVFALDGVLIGAGDVRYLRNLTIVAALGGFLPAIWLAYGLDLGLGGIWAGLTLFVVLRLVALLLRLRSGGWAVVGAVR
- a CDS encoding P-loop NTPase family protein; its protein translation is MRRLLIVGSAGAGKSTLAREVARRLDLPLIHLDRHYWRPGWTAAPDDDFRAEVIRLAARPAWVMDGNYGGSLDLRLPRADLLVLCDPPRLLCLARVLRRRWIHRAVPRPDLPDGCPEQIDLQFLRYVWHYPRRSRPRVLAAVRATAPDLPVVRLRTRADTRRWLATLPPPDRPHRPAPPGPRCRS